The Aquila chrysaetos chrysaetos chromosome 19, bAquChr1.4, whole genome shotgun sequence genome includes a region encoding these proteins:
- the TPBGL gene encoding trophoblast glycoprotein-like has protein sequence MARRQERAAGSGGWLPWLGFALLPLAVPPAVAPGGCPSACYCVATPELVQCRYERLEEPPRELPVTVHNLSIVGSNLSVLRPAAFAARPLPDLRLLRLRHNNIQTIEDMALQGLPALRTLDLSHNPLLSVAAGAFAGVPLLRTLQLNQALLAAPLEEQLAPALRNLSLRRLELAGNGLRALPAALLPAGLEELDLRNNSLQRLAAAELRSLEAPGLRGLRLTLGANPLSCDCALRPFLAWLRAAAARVPDARGLRCAGPPPLRGATLLRLRPEGLACAAAEGGEPGRLETASYVFFGIVLALIGIVFLMVLYLNRRGIKRWLHNLREACRDQMEGYHYRYEQDADPRCTSAIGTPGL, from the coding sequence ATGGCCCGCAGGCAGGAGCGGGCAGCGGGCAGCGGGGGCTGGCTGCCCTGGTTGGGGTTCGCCTTGCTGCCGCTGGCCGTGCCCCCCGCCGTCGCCCCCGGGGGTTGCCCGTCCGCCTGTTATTGCGTGGCCACCCCGGAGCTGGTCCAGTGCCGGTACGAGAGGTTGGAGGAACCACCGAGGGAGCTGCCGGTCACCGTGCACAACCTCAGCATCGTCGGGAGCAACCTGAGCGTCCTGCGCCCGGCCGCCTTcgccgcccgcccgctgccGGACCTCCGCCTGCTCCGCTTGCGCCACAATAACATCCAAACCATCGAGGACATGGCTCTGCAAGGCTTGCCCGCCCTCCGCACCCTCGACCTGAGCCACAACCCTTTGCTCTCGGTGGCCGCCGGCGCTTTCGCCGGCGTGCCGCTGCTGCGTACGCTGCAGCTGAACCAGGCGCTGCTGGCCGCCCCGTTGGAGGAGCAGCTCGCCCCGGCCCTGCGCAACCTCAGCTTGCGGCGCTTGGAGTTGGCGGGCAACGGGCTGCGGGCGCTGCCGGCCGCCCTGCTGCCCGCCGGCCTGGAGGAGCTGGACCTGCGTAACAACTCGCTGCAGCGGCTGGCGGCCGCCGAGCTGCGGAGCCTGGAAGCGCCGGGGTTGCGGGGGCTGCGGCTGACGTTGGGGGCCAACCCGTTGAGCTGCGACTGCGCCCTGCGCCCGTTCCTCGCCTGGCTgcgtgccgccgccgcccgcgtGCCCGACGCCCGCGGCCTGCGCTGCGCCGGACCGCCGCCGCTACGCGGGGCCACCCTGCTGCGCCTGCGGCCCGAGGGGCTGGCGTGCGCGGCCGCCGAGGGCGGCGAGCCCGGTCGGCTGGAGACGGCTTCTTACGTCTTCTTCGGCATCGTCTTGGCCCTCATCGGCATCGTCTTCCTCATGGTGCTCTACCTGAACCGCCGCGGCATCAAGCGTTGGCTCCACAACCTCCGCGAGGCTTGTCGCGACCAGATGGAGGGCTACCACTACCGCTACGAGCAGGACGCCGATCCCCGCTGCACCAGCGCCATCGGCACCCCCGGCCTCTGA